One region of Mus musculus strain C57BL/6J chromosome 15, GRCm38.p6 C57BL/6J genomic DNA includes:
- the Kcns2 gene encoding potassium voltage-gated channel subfamily S member 2, which yields MTRQSLWDVSDTDVEDGEIRINVGGFKRRLRSHTLLRFPETRLGRLLLCHSREAILELCDDYDDVQREFYFDRNPELFPYVLHFYHTGKLHVMAELCVFSFSQEIEYWGINEFFIDSCCSYSYHGRKVEPEQEKWDEQSDQESTTSSFDEILAFYNDASKFDGQPLGNFRRQLWLALDNPGYSVLSRVFSVLSILVVLGSIITMCLNSLPDFQIPDSQGNPGEDPRFEIVEHFGIAWFTFELVARFAVAPDFLKFFKNALNLIDLMSIVPFYITLVVNLVVESSPTLANLGRVAQVLRLMRIFRILKLARHSTGLRSLGATLKYSYKEVGLLLLYLSVGISIFSVVAYTIEKEENEGLATIPACWWWATVSMTTVGYGDVVPGTTAGKLTASACILAGILVVVLPITLIFNKFSHFYRRQKQLESAMRSCDFGDGMKEVPSVNLRDYYAHKVKSLMASLTNMSRSSPSELSLDDSLH from the coding sequence ATGACCCGCCAGAGCCTGTGGGATGTGTCCGATACCGACGTCGAGGATGGAGAGATCCGCATCAATGTGGGTGGCTTCAAGAGACGGCTGCGTTCCCATACGCTGCTGCGCTTCCCTGAGACACGCCTGGGCCGTCTGCTCCTCTGCCACTCGCGAGAGGCCATTCTGGAACTCTGCGATGACTACGATGACGTTCAGCGTGAGTTCTACTTCGACCGTAACCCCGAGCTCTTCCCCTATGTGTTGCATTTCTACCACACCGGCAAGCTTCACGTCATGGCTGAGCTGTGCGTCTTCTCCTTCAGCCAGGAGATCGAGTACTGGGGTATCAATGAGTTCTTCATCGACTCTTGCTGCAGCTATAGCTATCACGGCCGCAAAGTGGAACCTGAGCAGGAGAAATGGGACGAGCAGAGTGACCAGGAAAGCACCACTTCCTCCTTCGATGAGATCTTGGCCTTCTATAATGATGCTTCCAAGTTCGATGGGCAACCCCTGGGCAACTTCCGCAGGCAGCTGTGGCTGGCGTTGGACAACCCAGGCTACTCAGTCCTAAGCAGGGTCTTCAGTGTCCTTTCCATCTTGGTGGTGTTGGGCTCCATCATCACCATGTGCCTCAATAGCCTGCCAGACTTCCAAATCCCTGATAGCCAGGGTAACCCCGGTGAAGACCCCAGGTTCGAAATTGTGGAGCACTTTGGCATTGCTTGGTTCACATTTGAGTTGGTGGCCAGGTTTGCTGTGGCCCCTGACTTTCTTAAGTTCTTCAAGAATGCTCTAAACCTTATTGATCTCATGTCCATTGTCCCATTTTACATAACTCTAGTGGTGAACCTGGTGGTGGAGAGTTCTCCTACCTTGGCTAACTTGGGCAGGGTGGCTCAAGTCCTGAGGCTAATGAGGATCTTCCGAATTCTCAAGCTGGCCAGACACTCCACTGGCCTCCGCTCCTTGGGAGCCACCCTGAAGTACAGCTACAAGGAAGTGGGGTTGCTCTTGCTCTACCTCTCAGTGGGGATTTCCATCTTCTCTGTGGTGGCCTACACCATTGAAAAGGAGGAGAACGAAGGCCTGGCCACCATCCCTGCCTGCTGGTGGTGGGCCACTGTCAGTATGACCACAGTTGGGTACGGAGATGTGGTCCCAGGGACAACAGCTGGGAAGttgactgcctctgcctgcatCTTGGCAGGCATCCTGGTGGTGGTCTTGCCCATCACTTTGATCTTCAATAAGTTCTCCCATTTCTATCGgcgccaaaagcaacttgagagtGCTATGCGCAGCTGTGACTTTGGAGATGGAATGAAAGAGGTCCCTTCGGTCAATTTAAGGGACTACTATGCTCATAAAGTTAAGTCCCTCATGGCAAGTCTGACAAACATGAGTAGGAGTTCACCTAGTGAACTGAGTTTAGATGATTCTCTACATTAG